In the genome of Altererythrobacter sp. TH136, one region contains:
- the pyrE gene encoding orotate phosphoribosyltransferase encodes MTDEDVLHEFRSSEALLEGHFLLSSGRHSAHYLQCARVLMDPARADRLARALAQKLPRELRGAIDAVVSPAMGGLIIGHEMGRALGKDAMFLERPEGTFELRRGFRLQPGAKVLMVEDVVTTGLSSREAIAAVAREGGEVLAEAALVDRSNGSVDLGVPFFPLIALNFPTYADDEVPAELAAVPVTKPGSRKA; translated from the coding sequence ATGACCGACGAAGACGTGCTGCACGAATTCCGCAGCTCCGAAGCTCTGCTCGAAGGGCACTTCCTGCTGTCGAGCGGACGCCACAGCGCGCATTACCTTCAGTGCGCGCGGGTGCTGATGGACCCGGCGCGCGCCGACCGGCTGGCCCGCGCGCTGGCGCAGAAGCTGCCGCGGGAGCTGCGGGGGGCGATCGACGCGGTCGTCAGCCCGGCGATGGGCGGCCTGATCATCGGCCACGAGATGGGCCGCGCGCTCGGCAAGGACGCCATGTTCCTGGAACGGCCCGAAGGCACGTTCGAACTGCGCCGCGGGTTTCGCCTGCAGCCCGGCGCCAAGGTCCTGATGGTGGAAGACGTGGTCACGACCGGCCTGTCCAGCCGCGAGGCCATCGCCGCGGTCGCGCGCGAAGGGGGCGAGGTGCTGGCCGAAGCGGCGCTGGTCGACCGCTCGAACGGCTCGGTCGATCTGGGCGTGCCGTTCTTTCCGCTGATCGCACTCAACTTCCCGACGTATGCCGATGATGAAGTGCCCGCCGAACTCGCGGCGGTACCGGTGACCAAGCCGGGGAGCCGCAAGGCGTGA